TGCATTGGTGCCATTGATGGAACACATGTGAGTACATGTGTCCCTACAGATAAGCCAGTCAGTTACAGAGGCCGAAAAAATGTGGTAACACAAAATGTCTTGTGTGCTTGTAACTTTGAAATGTTCTTTACTTTTGTATCTGCTGGTTGGGAGGGCACCGCAAATGATTCCAGGGTGTTTATAGATGCAATTACGCAACCTAAATATAAGTTTCCATTGCCTAAAGAAGGTATTGAAAGCCTAggattgaattattattttataatttatgtgATGGTGCATATAGAAAACTAATTTTTCTTTTTGACATGTTTTATTATGTAGGTGAATACTATGTTTTGGATTCTGGGTTTCCATGCACAAAAGGTTTTCTCCCACCATATCGCGGTGAAAGATATCATTTGCAAGAATACAATAGTGGACGTAATCGACCACGTGGTATGAAAGAACTATTCAATTATAGGCATTCTTCTCTTAGGAATGTCATTGAGCGGTGCTTTGGTGTACTAAAAGCACGTTTTCCTATATTGAAGATGATGCCACCTTACAAATTGAGTAGACAACCTTTGATAGTTATTGCTTGTTGCACTCTTCATAATTTTATTCGTCAACGCACACAGTATGATCATATGTTTAGAGAATGGGAAGAGAAAGAACTTGAGGGTGAAGACAACTTAGAGGAAGCTAACACTAGTGTGTCAAGATGTGAAGTCAATTTATCTGATGAATCTGCTGCAGCAATGGCAAGATGTCGAGATCGTATTGCTCAAGCTATGTGGACagcttataataatataaattagtcAACTATATTTTATTACTATAAAATAATTTTAGTATTCAAATTGTGTTTATGGGGACATATTGTAGATTATTGGTGATTTTCTATATACTttagattaaatattttatttaaaatttaaaatttctcATAGTTTTTAagcattataatattttattgatattttacttgtaaaaattatttagatattttttagattatatattttttcaaacaaTATGATATATTGttaatttatatgaaaattagcAATATTATAACTAAGTtagattaaatatgtatgtgacatattgcatttttattaaaaaaaatcataataataagTGTTAAAAcaattattgtaaaaaaaatatgatttctaAAAACTGCTTGTTTTTTTATCATCCAAACATGTTTTTGGTTTTTTGGTTTTTGAAAACTGTTTTTAGAAAACAATAGCCAAACaccattatattttgaaaactacaaaaactgttttctATTCTCGTTTttgaaaacacaattttgaaaacataaaacataaaacaatgccaaacaccctcttagagtttgttattttatggttagttaaaaTATTTGTGGAT
This genomic interval from Humulus lupulus chromosome 8, drHumLupu1.1, whole genome shotgun sequence contains the following:
- the LOC133795897 gene encoding protein ALP1-like; this translates as MKAVEKFKDPDWREIFINMSTIRKRVWIQSNQMDDSSTSSADSDFDDFSDFLMLNFLSDYNEKFIEKIPQRTSSLCGEDFVRELLGGHERTCYELLRMDKNVFIELCTCLKQKEYIKDTREIKVEEAVAIFLIIVGQNVGMRLIADRFQHSHETIDRHFHLTLKAICKLGHDIIRPTQSLLPSHIVNSSKYYPWFQNCIGAIDGTHVSTCVPTDKPVSYRGRKNVVTQNVLCACNFEMFFTFVSAGWEGTANDSRVFIDAITQPKYKFPLPKEGEYYVLDSGFPCTKGFLPPYRGERYHLQEYNSGRNRPRGMKELFNYRHSSLRNVIERCFGVLKARFPILKMMPPYKLSRQPLIVIACCTLHNFIRQRTQYDHMFREWEEKELEGEDNLEEANTSVSRCEVNLSDESAAAMARCRDRIAQAMWTAYNNIN